From Eschrichtius robustus isolate mEscRob2 chromosome 7, mEscRob2.pri, whole genome shotgun sequence, a single genomic window includes:
- the TACR2 gene encoding substance-K receptor: MGACAMVTDTNISSGLESNTTDITAFSMPGWQLALRAAAYPALVLVAVMGSAAVIWITLAHRRTRTVTNYFIVNLALADLCMAAFNAAFNFVYASHNIWYFGRAFCYFQNLFPITAMFVSIYSMTAITADRYMAIVHAFQPRLSAPRTRAVIAGIWLVALALAFPQGFYSTITTDQGATKRVVAWPEDSGGKMHLLYHLAVIALFYFLPLVVMFVAYSVIGLTLWRRTVPGYEAHGANLRHLQAKKFVKTMVPVVVTFAICWLPYHLYFILGSFQEDIYCHKFIQQVYLALVWLAMSFTMYNPIIYCCLNHRFRSGFRLAFRCCPWVTPTEKDKIERTHTSSLSTRVNRCHTKETLFVAGDAAPSGAANGQAGSLQAEVSTDP, encoded by the exons ATGGGAGCCTGTGCCATGGTGACTGACACCAACATCTCGTCTGGCCTTGAGAGCAACACCACGGATATCACAGCCTTCTCCATGCCTGGCTGGCAGCTGGCATTGCGGGCAGCAGCCTACCCGGCCCTGGTGCTGGTGGCTGTGATGGGCAGTGCTGCGGTTATCTGGATCACCCTGGCCCATCGGAGGACGCGCACGGTCACCAACTACTTCATTGTCAACCTGGCCCTGGCCGACCTCTGCATGGCCGCCTTCAACGCAGCCTTCAACTTCGTCTACGCCAGCCACAACATCTGGTACTTTGGCCGTGCCTTCTGCTACTTCCAGAACCTCTTCCCCATCACAGCCATGTTTGTCAGCATCTACTCCATGACCGCCATCACCGCCGACAG GTACATGGCCATCGTCCACGCCTTCCAGCCACGGCTCTCGGCCCCCAGAACCAGAGCAGTAATTGCTGGCATCTGGCTGGTGGCCCTGGCCCTCGCCTTCCCCCAGGGCTTCTACTCCACCATCACCACGGACCAGGGTGCCACCAAGCGTGTGGTGGCCTGGCCCGAAGACAGCGGCGGCAAGATGCACCTTTT GTACCACCTCGCGGTGATAGCCCTCTTTTACTTCCTGCCTCTCGTGGTGATGTTCGTCGCCTACAGTGTCATCGGCCTCACGCTCTGGAGACGCACTGTCCCAGGGTACGAGGCGCATGGCGCCAACTTGCGCCACCTGCAGGCCAAGAAG TTTGTGAAGACCATGGTGCCGGTGGTGGTGACATTTGCCATCTGCTGGCTGCCCTACCACCTCTACTTCATCCTGGGCAGCTTCCAGGAGGACATCTACTGCCACAAGTTCATCCAGCAGGTCTACCTGGCGCTCGTCTGGCTGGCCATGAGCTTCACCATGTACAATCCCATAATTTATTGCTGCCTCAACCACA GGTTTCGCTCTGGATTCCGGCTTGCTTTCCGTTGCTGCCCATGGGTCACGCCAACTGAGAAGGACAAGATTGAGCGGACTCACACCTCATCCCTTTCCACGAGGGTCAACAGGTGTCACACTAAAGAGACTTTGTTCGTGGCTGGGGATGCGGCCCCCTCTGGGGCTGCCAATGGGCAGGCTGGAAGTCTGCAAGCTGAAGTGTCTACTGACCCCTGA